CCTGCGTGTTTCGAGCGCCGCGCTGCGCCTGATCGACAAGAACGGCATCGACGCCGTGCTCGCAGACCTGCGTGCACGCGGCCAAGCTTAAGGAGCTGAATCATGGCAACGAGCAAAGGCGGACGCGAAAAGATCAAGCTGGAATCCACCGCGGGTACCGGCCACTTCTACACGACCAGCAAGAACAAGAAGACGATGCCTGAAAAGATGTCGATCATGAAGTTCGACCCCAAGGCACGCAAGCACGTCGAATACAAGGAAATCAAGCTGAAGTAATTCAGCACTGGTTTCACCCCAACAAAAAACCCCGCCGGGCTTGCTCAGCGGGGTTTTTTGTTGCCTGCTCCTCTCCCTTCTTCCCCTTCTCCCTCGCCGTGCCATTTCCTTCTTCCCCGCCTTGCTCCGTGCAGCGGGGAAAAGGCGGGCGTAAAAAAGCCGGTCCAGAGACCGGCTTTTTATGGGAGGAGGCGTGACGCCCGCCTCTCGAAGGGCGATCAGGCCCGCGCTGCGCGCAAACGGGTCGAGAACTCCCGCAGCCCGGCAATGCCGCTGGCTTCCGCGCGATGGCACCAGGCGGCCAGATCGGCGGCCAGTTGCTCGCGCGACTGCGACGTGTTGAGCCATAGCTGGCGCAGTTCTTCGCGCATCGTGACCATCTTGTCGATGACCGGGTGGGCCGCGCGCGCCTGCACGAGGTGCGTGCGGGCCGATGCGGGCACCTTGTCGTCGTCGCGATGCAGCCAGTTCTTGGCGGCCTTGAGCACCGAGATATCGCCGCCCTTCGTCTTCAGTGCAACCAGCTCCGCCTTGGTGACGCGGCGCATTTCGCGGGCGTAACCAGCCATGACTTCATAGCGGTTGGCAATGACGGCCTCGAGGGTCTTCTCGTTGGCCACGGGCTGGATGTCGCCCATCTGCATCTTCGGCGGCACCTTCTTGACCTTGGCCCAGCCGATCGCCTGCATCATCTGGATGTAGACCCAGCCGATGTCGAACTCGTACTTCTTGACCGAGAACTTGGCCGACGTGGGATAGGTGTGATGGTTGTTGTGCAGCTCTTCACCGCCAATGATCAGGCCCCAGGGCGAGACATTGCGGCTGGCGTCAGGCGCCTCGAAGTTGCGGTAGCCCCAGTAGTGGCCAATGCCGTTGATGATGCCGGCGGCGGTGATGGGAATCCACAGCATCTGCACGGCCCAGACGGTCAGGCCGAGCGCACCGAACAGCGCCAGGTTGATGACCAGCATCAAGCCCACGCCTTGCCAGCTGTAGCGCGTGTACAGGTTGCGCTCGATCCAGTCGTCGGGCGTGCCGTGGCCGTAGCGCTCCATTGTTTCCTTGTTCTTCGACTCGGCGCGATACAACTCGGCGCCACGCCACAGAACTTCGTCGATGCCCTTGACCTGCGGGCTGTGCGGATCTTCTTCGGATTCGCACTTGGCGTGGTGCTTGCGGTGAATGGCGACCCATTCCTTGGTGACCATGCCGGTGCCCAGCCAGAGCCAGAAACGGAAGAAATGCGAGGGGATCGGCCCCAGATCCATGGCCCGGTGCGTCTGCGTACGGTGCAGGAAGATGGTGACCGCGGCAATCGTGATGTGCGTGGTGACGAGCGTGTACAACACGACTTGCCACCATGTCAGGTCCCACAAGCCGTGTCCGAGCCACTGGAGGGCCGCGCTCAAAACGGCAGAGTCAGGAATCAACATTGAATTAAGTACTCCATGGCCACACGAAGGTGCAGCCTTCAGTTAACCCATGATTTTAAGGTGGCAAGGCCAAAATGAGGCCTTTTACCCTTCCTTAATAGCGCAGATTTACCCTACTTTGGAGTGCAGCGCCTATTTGCGGTTCCACACCGCCGCAAAGAAACCGTCCGTGGCATGGCGATGGGGCCACAGCCGCAGGTAGCGGCGGCCTTCCTCTCCGCCGGTGCAGAGGGCCTCGAAACCTTCCACCTTGAGGCCCTGCAGCAGTTCTGCGGCGTCCTGGGGCACGAAATCGGGGTTGGCGGCGCTGAAAGCCTCGGCGATGGCTTCGTTTTCCTCGGGCAGCACGCTGCAGGTGGCATAAATGAGACGCCCGCCCGATTTCAAGAGGCGCGCGGCGCTCTGCAGGATGGCGGCCTGCTTGGCCGTCAGTTCCTCGACCGACTTGGGCGACTGGCGCCACTTCAGGTCCGGATTGCGGCGCAGCGTGCCCAGCCCCGAGCAAGGGGCGTCGACGAGCACCCGGTCGATCTTGCCGGCCAGACGCTTGATGCGGTCGTCGCGCTCATGCGCAATGGCGGCCGGATGCACGTTCGAGAGCTTGCTGCGCGCCAGCCGCGGCTTGAGCGCATCGAGCCGGTGTGCCGACGTGTCGAAGGCATAGAGCCGGCCGGTGTTCCGCATGGTGGCGCCGATGGCCAGCGTCTTGCCGCCCGCGCCGGCGCAGAAGTCGACCACCATTTCGCCTCGCTTGGCGTCCAGCAACAGCGCCAGCAATTGGGAGCCCTCGTCCTGCACCTCGACCGCGCCTCGGGCGAAAGCGTCCAGTTTGGTCAGCGCTGGCTTGCCGTCGATGCGCAGGCCCCATGGCGAGAACGGAGTCGCTTCAGATTTGATAGCAGCCTTGGCAAGCTCCGCCTTGACTTCAGCGCGCTTGTCGGTCAGGGCATTGACCCGAAGATCGAGCGGCGCGGGCTGCTGCAGGCTTTCGACCAGCGGCCAGAAACCGTCGCCCAGTTGGGCCTTGAGTGGCGCGACCAGCCATTCGGGCAGGTTATGGCGATGGCGCTCGAGCAGGTCGTCCGGCTTGACGGCATCGCAGTTGTCGAGCCAGCGCTTTTCGGTGTCGTTGAGCGCGCTTTTCAAAAAGTCGCGCGGGCCGTGAAAGCCGAGGATCGCCATGCGGCGCTCCTTCGAGCCGCTGCCCGAGGGTGAGAGGTGGTCGAACAGGAGCTTCTTGCGCAGCACGGTGTAGACCGTCTCGGCAAGCGTGGCGCGTTCGCGGGGGCCGAACTCGCGGTGGTCGCGAAAAAAGCGCGAAACGACCTGGTCGGCCGGGTGATCGAATTTCAGGACAAGGCCGACCAGATCGGCGGTGGCCTCCAACAGGGCTTTGGGGTGCATGCCCCGATTGTCTCAGCCGAGCGGCCCCTATGCCTCGCGCGTCCAGATCGGCCCGAAAGCCTGCCGCTCAATATCGGCCAGCGTCGGCGAATGGCCGGCCCACAGAACCAGCGCCGCTCCGGGCAGGCTCAAGGTGTGCTCGAGGTGACGGCAGAGCTGCCAGCGGTCTTCGTCGTCCATGCCCGGCAGGTCGACGAACACGATGTAGGCCCGGCGCCACGGAAATTCACGCAGCGTCTTGCGCACCAGCCAGGCCTGCGAAATGGGAAGGCACCGCGCCAGATCGGCCCGCAGTTCGCCCAGTTCGTAGTCGCTCAGGTCGTGCCGCGCGATCTGGCTGAAGAATGGCGTCTCGGTGATCTCCTCCCAAGCCCGGGCCTCGGCTTCTTCCGCCTCCTTGAGCCGGCCGCGCCACAGCTTGAGCGCCTCTTCGTCGTGCGCGCCGGCCTCGGGGTTCTCGAGCGCGGCCACGGCGTTTTTCGCGGCCCACCACCGGCTCGCCACACTGGCCGCGTGCAGGCGCTCGAGCACGGCAAGGCGCGATGCGCGATCTCGCACGGGGAGCATCTGGGCCATTCCCCGCAGGGCGCCCGGGTGTTCGGGAGCGATCCCGAGCACGCGTGCATAGCGGTCGCGCACCGGAGCCGCCGGATCGAGCCGCCGCTCGGAGTCCGCCCACTCGACCATTTCATCGGGCGTATTGCGTTCGCCCTGCGCGGCCAGCACCCCGATCCGTTCGCGGATGCGCGACCGGTGGGCGTGATGCTGCTTCCAGTCGGTGGCATGGGCGCGGCGCCATTGGTTGTCGAAATGCTCGATCCACTTCGCGCTGTCGGCCAGCATGCCCAGCGCCGGCTCGGTCGACCAGGGCGGCACTACGGCCTTCTGGCCGAGCGCCTCGAGCCGGTCGCGCAACACTGGGTGGGTGTCTTCGAGATCGCTGACGCGCCGCATGGCGTCACGGAGCGCCTGGCGCGCGAATTCGTCGCTGGGCGGCGTACCGGCAAGCTCTCTCAACGCCTTGAAAGGGCCCATCGGCTGGGGCTCCCGTTCGGCGCGTGCCCAATGCGAAGACCAGAATTCATCGGCGTACCAGCTCGCCTTGATCGCAATTTCCGTCAATGCGGCCGCGGCAACGGGCGTGCCCAGCAGCCGCCCCGAAATGCGGTCGGCCTCGTATTCGTCCTGTCGGGCGAGCGCGAAGGTCCGGGCCGCGAAGCGGGGGAAGTACCAGCGGAAGAAGCCTTGGGACACCAGCGCCATCACGCCTTCGTCGCGCTGCAGGCTGGCGTCCAGCTTGAGCCACGAGAGCCGCGTGCGATAGATCCAGGCGCTGAGCTTGCCGTGGTTGCCGCGCAAGTGCCCGTACTCGTGGGCAAGCACCGACAGCAGCCGCCGCCGGTCCAGCATCATCAGCAGCGGCAGGCCGATGCTGAGGGAATTGACCGCGCCGCCGAACAGCCCGAAACGGGGCACCTGCCGGATGCTGGCGTTGAACTCATCGTCGAGATAGACACGGTGGACCGGCGGCCCCTTGATCTTCTTGCGGATGCGGTCGAGCGCCTCGAACAACGCCGGGGCGTCCGCGCGCGAAAGCTCCCTGCCTTCGGGTTCGTCGAACCGCACCCAGAGCGCGCGCAGCGTGGCCCAGAGCAACCCAAGGGCAAACACCAGCAGCCACCCGCGCGTGAAGCTGAAACGGCCACGTCCGGCCGCCAGCGCGACCCAGGCGATGATGCCGACGGAGAGCGCCAGGCACGCCAGCACCCAGAGGTAGCCGAGCG
The Variovorax paradoxus genome window above contains:
- the rpmG gene encoding 50S ribosomal protein L33, with amino-acid sequence MATSKGGREKIKLESTAGTGHFYTTSKNKKTMPEKMSIMKFDPKARKHVEYKEIKLK
- a CDS encoding DesA family fatty acid desaturase produces the protein MLIPDSAVLSAALQWLGHGLWDLTWWQVVLYTLVTTHITIAAVTIFLHRTQTHRAMDLGPIPSHFFRFWLWLGTGMVTKEWVAIHRKHHAKCESEEDPHSPQVKGIDEVLWRGAELYRAESKNKETMERYGHGTPDDWIERNLYTRYSWQGVGLMLVINLALFGALGLTVWAVQMLWIPITAAGIINGIGHYWGYRNFEAPDASRNVSPWGLIIGGEELHNNHHTYPTSAKFSVKKYEFDIGWVYIQMMQAIGWAKVKKVPPKMQMGDIQPVANEKTLEAVIANRYEVMAGYAREMRRVTKAELVALKTKGGDISVLKAAKNWLHRDDDKVPASARTHLVQARAAHPVIDKMVTMREELRQLWLNTSQSREQLAADLAAWCHRAEASGIAGLREFSTRLRAARA
- a CDS encoding RsmB/NOP family class I SAM-dependent RNA methyltransferase encodes the protein MHPKALLEATADLVGLVLKFDHPADQVVSRFFRDHREFGPRERATLAETVYTVLRKKLLFDHLSPSGSGSKERRMAILGFHGPRDFLKSALNDTEKRWLDNCDAVKPDDLLERHRHNLPEWLVAPLKAQLGDGFWPLVESLQQPAPLDLRVNALTDKRAEVKAELAKAAIKSEATPFSPWGLRIDGKPALTKLDAFARGAVEVQDEGSQLLALLLDAKRGEMVVDFCAGAGGKTLAIGATMRNTGRLYAFDTSAHRLDALKPRLARSKLSNVHPAAIAHERDDRIKRLAGKIDRVLVDAPCSGLGTLRRNPDLKWRQSPKSVEELTAKQAAILQSAARLLKSGGRLIYATCSVLPEENEAIAEAFSAANPDFVPQDAAELLQGLKVEGFEALCTGGEEGRRYLRLWPHRHATDGFFAAVWNRK
- a CDS encoding M48 family metallopeptidase; this translates as MDRADFVHLVRLSEHASADDSARYRRSVAAFAALGYLWVLACLALSVGIIAWVALAAGRGRFSFTRGWLLVFALGLLWATLRALWVRFDEPEGRELSRADAPALFEALDRIRKKIKGPPVHRVYLDDEFNASIRQVPRFGLFGGAVNSLSIGLPLLMMLDRRRLLSVLAHEYGHLRGNHGKLSAWIYRTRLSWLKLDASLQRDEGVMALVSQGFFRWYFPRFAARTFALARQDEYEADRISGRLLGTPVAAAALTEIAIKASWYADEFWSSHWARAEREPQPMGPFKALRELAGTPPSDEFARQALRDAMRRVSDLEDTHPVLRDRLEALGQKAVVPPWSTEPALGMLADSAKWIEHFDNQWRRAHATDWKQHHAHRSRIRERIGVLAAQGERNTPDEMVEWADSERRLDPAAPVRDRYARVLGIAPEHPGALRGMAQMLPVRDRASRLAVLERLHAASVASRWWAAKNAVAALENPEAGAHDEEALKLWRGRLKEAEEAEARAWEEITETPFFSQIARHDLSDYELGELRADLARCLPISQAWLVRKTLREFPWRRAYIVFVDLPGMDDEDRWQLCRHLEHTLSLPGAALVLWAGHSPTLADIERQAFGPIWTREA